In Lineus longissimus chromosome 9, tnLinLong1.2, whole genome shotgun sequence, one genomic interval encodes:
- the LOC135493700 gene encoding nucleoside diphosphate-linked moiety X motif 6-like, whose product MYCAFSLQVFLLISKMTPLRRLRTLFRLYDTHVGNVTSVQHFAGLQNRIISSSSKKRFAFLSRTFSNLSSKDGNLDGAVDRFGGVTVDLGQLSSSLKAEDFQDILSTSLQSWQDSGKRGIWLKVPIMSSHFIPVAATEGFTFHHADPNHSILTKWLDTSSPNKLPKPASHQVGCAGFVFREDTKEVLVVKEKNRRMVMWKFPGGVSDLGENIGDTAEREVFEETGVKAEFQSVLGFRQQHLQPGAFGRSDFYFVCRLRPLTFDLIPCRDEISACRWMPIAELDSDREISGITRRITRLVMLGMERGFDNVEMERDKLQSIHKGLDYQIYHRHIPCEKR is encoded by the exons atgtattgtGCTTTTTCTCTGCAGGTCTTCCTCCTCATCTCCAAGATGACTCCCCTCAGGCGTTTGCGGACCCTCTTTCGTCTGTATGATACTCATGTTGGCAATGTAACATCCGTGCAGCACTTTGCAGGACTACAGAACCGCATAATTTCTTCATCTTCCAAAAAAAGATTTGCATTTCTTTCCCGGACATTttcaaacttgtcatccaaagATGGAAATCTGGATGGAGCTGTTGACCGTTTCGGTGGAGTGACAGTTGACCTTGGACAGCTGTCATCCAGTCTTAAGGCTGAGGATTTTCAAGATATTCTCTCAA CATCTCTTCAGTCGTGGCAAGATTCTGGTAAAAGAGGCATCTGGTTGAAAGTCCCCATCATGTCCAGTCATTTCATCCCAGTGGCAGCTACTGAGGGCTTTACATTTCATCACGCCGATCCTAATCACTCCATACTTACCAAGTGGCTTGATACATCGTCTCCCAACAAGCTGCCTAAACCAGCTAGTCACCAGGTTGGCTGTGCAG GGTTTGTGTTTCGGGAAGATACCAAAGAAGTTCTGGTTGTAAAGGAGAAAAATAGAAGG ATGGTCATGTGGAAATTCCCTGGCGGGGTGTCAGATCTtggtgaaaatattg gTGATACAGCAGAGAGAGAAGTCTTCGAAGAAACGGGTGTCAAAGCAG AATTCCAGTCCGTTCTCGGATTCCGTCAGCAACACTTACAACCTGGCGCTTTCGGACGTTCAGACTTTTACTTCGTGTGCCGACTGCGGccattgacctttgaccttattCCCTGTCGGGATGAGATAAGCGCATGCCGATGGATGCCGATTGCTGAATTAGACTCGGATAGGGAAATCAGCGGAATAACGCGTCGAATAACACGTCTAGTCATGCTTGGAATGGAACGAGGTTTCGATAACGTTGAAATGGAACGTGATAAGCTTCAATCCATACATAAAGGATTAGATTATCAAATTTATCATCGCCACATACCCTGCGAGAAAAGATGA